From the genome of Thermococcus chitonophagus, one region includes:
- a CDS encoding FecCD family ABC transporter permease has translation MRKVSLTLSLLSIASILIALSFGSVKIPLREVFSSLNPSTISLYRSGNLSGMEFIILGIRLPRILLAYLVGFSLALSGTATQALFKNPLADPYILGISGGASIGAALALVYNTRYIEVAAFLGAILAVYLVYSISKVNGHIPVDILLLAGIAVGFFSHAVTSYILYMNKDKVHQGLLWLFGTFALATWRKVGIMLGVSVLGAVLLFLSWRELNLLLLGEESIALGLDVNLYRKMIIFAVSIMTGVAVAESGIIGFVGLVSPHVMRLIVGPNHKRLLPTAAMFGGILMVLSDLISRTATPPVEIPIGIVTALFGAPFFAYLLMRKKRGELYA, from the coding sequence GTGAGGAAGGTAAGTCTTACCCTCTCTCTACTTTCAATTGCCTCCATACTAATAGCTCTGTCCTTTGGTTCAGTTAAGATTCCGCTTAGAGAGGTTTTTTCATCTCTTAACCCTTCAACGATTTCTCTTTATAGGAGCGGGAACTTGTCGGGCATGGAATTCATAATCCTGGGGATCAGGTTGCCGAGAATCTTGTTAGCATATCTCGTTGGTTTCTCATTAGCTCTCTCAGGAACGGCAACTCAGGCCCTCTTCAAGAATCCCCTCGCTGATCCCTATATACTGGGCATAAGTGGGGGAGCCTCTATAGGGGCGGCCTTGGCTCTAGTTTACAACACCAGGTATATTGAAGTTGCGGCTTTCCTTGGGGCCATCCTTGCTGTTTACTTGGTGTATTCAATATCCAAGGTCAACGGGCACATTCCTGTTGACATTCTCCTACTGGCTGGAATAGCTGTGGGATTCTTCTCTCATGCCGTAACTTCGTACATTCTTTATATGAACAAGGATAAAGTTCATCAGGGTTTGCTGTGGCTTTTTGGAACTTTTGCCCTCGCGACATGGAGGAAAGTAGGGATAATGCTTGGGGTTTCTGTATTAGGTGCAGTTCTGCTGTTCCTAAGCTGGAGGGAGCTAAACCTCCTCTTGTTGGGGGAAGAGAGCATAGCCCTGGGCTTGGATGTTAACCTGTACCGGAAGATGATAATATTTGCAGTTTCCATAATGACGGGCGTTGCCGTTGCTGAGAGTGGTATAATTGGCTTTGTGGGGCTTGTAAGCCCGCACGTAATGAGGCTTATAGTCGGGCCGAATCACAAGAGGCTACTTCCTACTGCTGCAATGTTCGGAGGGATATTGATGGTTCTCTCTGACCTAATATCCAGGACTGCAACACCGCCCGTTGAGATTCCAATAGGGATAGTCACTGCTCTTTTCGGGGCACCGTTCTTTGCATACCTCCTGATGAGGAAGAAGAGAGGTGAGCTGTATGCCTGA
- a CDS encoding Sjogren's syndrome/scleroderma autoantigen 1 family protein, producing the protein MITDEEIRKVIAPLLLSGAKMLDKHCPKCGSPLFEKDGRVFCPVCEYREKKRERELKGVEEVLMEKFKELANSMPTEVEKLRVHLEVMEKLLTIIERYKKLEGGK; encoded by the coding sequence ATGATAACCGACGAAGAAATCAGAAAGGTAATAGCCCCTCTCCTTCTCTCAGGTGCAAAAATGCTTGACAAGCACTGTCCTAAATGTGGCTCCCCTCTCTTTGAAAAAGACGGGAGGGTCTTTTGTCCCGTTTGTGAGTACAGGGAAAAGAAGAGGGAGCGGGAGCTTAAAGGCGTAGAGGAAGTTTTAATGGAAAAGTTTAAAGAGCTAGCGAATTCAATGCCTACGGAAGTTGAAAAGCTTAGGGTTCATCTTGAGGTCATGGAAAAGCTACTTACAATAATCGAGAGGTATAAAAAGCTGGAGGGAGGAAAATGA
- a CDS encoding NTPase, translating into MRFFVSGMPGVGKTTLAKRIADEIRREGYKVGGIITQEIRSGPKRVGFRVIAIDTGEIGRLAYVGYGQPRLGKYVIDIEGFERVAIPAISRALREADLIIIDEIGPMEFKSNEFLKALGLVLKSEKPLLATVHRKLVERYRPLGEYYWLTPENRNEVFAEILGKVKRGLKNENPGDKAKD; encoded by the coding sequence ATGAGGTTCTTCGTGAGCGGAATGCCCGGAGTTGGGAAGACAACATTAGCCAAGAGGATAGCGGATGAAATAAGACGAGAGGGCTACAAGGTCGGAGGGATAATAACTCAAGAGATAAGGAGCGGCCCGAAGAGGGTTGGCTTTAGGGTGATAGCGATCGACACGGGTGAAATTGGCAGGTTGGCTTACGTTGGCTACGGGCAACCTAGGCTGGGAAAGTATGTTATAGATATTGAGGGTTTTGAGAGGGTCGCAATTCCAGCGATATCAAGGGCCCTCAGGGAAGCTGACCTGATAATAATAGATGAGATAGGGCCAATGGAGTTCAAGAGCAACGAATTCTTAAAGGCTCTCGGCCTAGTTCTCAAGAGTGAAAAGCCCCTCCTAGCTACCGTTCACAGGAAACTAGTTGAGAGGTACAGGCCTTTGGGAGAGTACTATTGGCTGACTCCAGAGAACAGGAACGAAGTTTTCGCGGAGATCCTGGGGAAGGTTAAGAGGGGACTGAAAAATGAGAACCCAGGTGATAAAGCCAAAGATTAG
- a CDS encoding tRNA(Met) cytidine acetyltransferase TmcA, producing the protein MTLKVRFPKDIREYARNEKVKESLIKLTETALAQAIENFHRRMIVLQGETLEKAKLAGILAGGVARVISEYIPEFLDRKLRDTEGVEVLYATDALGEETYGRRRFEEFRKHFSVLAPNADLTSVTFKYSRDILGRTFDVLIIDLSYDYSPNDLGRIIETVRGGGIIFVLTNPFEKWKDMWTGFHKSLVTPPYTIEDVKKRFNRRLIRKFTEHKGIYIINADKKKAERKPRKYKSQAKLPEREKVEIPKDTRFPRELYELCLTRGQVEVLRALESLIENEGMIVLTADRGRGKSVSVGIAAVGLAVTSKKKRFRIVVTAPEIENVQSLFRFAKRSLEVLGYKTKTVKENGLIKELYAKGIALRYYPPTKGYRQKADLYIVDEAAGIHVPILHRYLEKERVVFSSTIHGYEGAGRGFSVKFLKKAKEKREYKEVHLSVPIRYAEGDPIEKWLFDVLLLDAEPVELTEEDYELIRKMEVYLEEPDLDDWFENDREDLRHFVGIYVLAHYRNRPSDVALLADAPHHEARVLRLKNGKIVTAIQIAKEGGIPKAVIDKMAKGYKPPGNIIPDMMVKHHYAKEFAKLRGYRVVRIATHPDAMDLGLGSKALELLVKEAEEKGLDWVGSGFGASPELIRFWVRNGFAVVHLSPTRNPVSGEYTAIVIKPISERAKEIVKKANDEFRLRLTEWLGDTHRDLEPEIARWLFETPFGEAVSYPIYLTKTQKRRLEMFIKRVLTYDTVVDAVKPLVKLYFLDGWMRPYLDERQIVLLIHRVLQAHDWKETAKLINRTELYTMIELRDIIRGLWYYYKHMIKEENDIS; encoded by the coding sequence ATGACGCTTAAAGTTAGATTTCCAAAGGATATCCGTGAGTACGCGAGAAATGAGAAGGTTAAAGAATCACTTATCAAGCTCACTGAGACGGCTTTAGCACAGGCTATTGAAAACTTTCACAGAAGAATGATAGTTCTTCAAGGTGAAACCCTAGAGAAGGCCAAACTCGCTGGAATTCTAGCTGGAGGCGTTGCTCGGGTTATCTCCGAGTACATCCCCGAATTTCTCGATAGAAAGCTTAGGGACACCGAGGGGGTAGAGGTTCTGTATGCTACAGACGCACTGGGGGAAGAAACGTATGGAAGAAGGAGATTTGAGGAATTCAGGAAGCACTTCTCCGTTCTTGCCCCGAATGCCGATTTAACATCTGTAACTTTCAAGTATAGCAGGGACATCCTGGGGAGGACTTTTGATGTCCTGATAATTGATCTAAGCTACGACTACTCTCCGAACGATCTTGGAAGGATCATTGAAACCGTAAGGGGTGGAGGGATAATATTCGTCCTCACAAATCCGTTTGAGAAGTGGAAGGACATGTGGACGGGATTCCACAAGAGTCTAGTTACACCACCATACACCATAGAGGACGTGAAGAAGAGGTTCAATAGGAGGTTAATCAGAAAGTTCACGGAGCATAAGGGAATATACATAATAAACGCCGACAAGAAAAAGGCTGAAAGGAAGCCCAGGAAGTACAAGAGTCAAGCAAAGCTCCCTGAGAGGGAAAAAGTTGAGATCCCAAAGGATACGAGGTTTCCCAGGGAGTTGTACGAACTGTGCCTAACTAGGGGTCAAGTTGAAGTTCTGAGGGCCCTTGAGAGCTTAATAGAAAACGAGGGAATGATAGTCCTAACGGCTGATAGGGGGAGGGGTAAGAGCGTTTCCGTGGGAATAGCTGCTGTAGGTCTGGCCGTCACAAGCAAGAAGAAAAGGTTTAGGATAGTTGTTACGGCCCCAGAGATAGAGAACGTGCAAAGTCTGTTCAGGTTCGCGAAGAGGAGCTTAGAAGTTCTGGGTTACAAGACGAAGACCGTTAAAGAAAATGGCCTAATAAAAGAGCTATACGCCAAAGGAATTGCCCTAAGGTATTACCCACCAACTAAGGGTTATAGGCAGAAAGCTGACCTCTACATAGTCGATGAAGCAGCAGGGATTCACGTTCCAATTCTGCACAGGTACCTCGAGAAAGAAAGGGTTGTATTCTCCTCAACAATACATGGTTACGAGGGAGCTGGAAGGGGGTTCTCGGTTAAGTTCCTCAAGAAGGCTAAGGAGAAGAGGGAGTATAAGGAAGTCCACCTCTCAGTTCCAATAAGGTATGCGGAGGGAGACCCAATAGAGAAGTGGCTATTCGATGTTCTCCTCTTAGATGCTGAGCCAGTTGAGCTAACCGAGGAGGATTATGAGTTAATAAGGAAGATGGAAGTTTATCTAGAGGAGCCTGACTTAGATGACTGGTTCGAGAACGACAGGGAAGACCTGAGACACTTCGTTGGGATCTACGTTTTAGCCCACTACAGAAACAGGCCAAGCGATGTAGCTTTACTGGCCGATGCTCCTCACCATGAAGCCAGGGTTCTAAGGCTCAAGAACGGGAAAATTGTAACTGCAATCCAGATAGCTAAGGAGGGAGGAATTCCAAAGGCGGTAATAGATAAGATGGCCAAGGGATACAAGCCTCCCGGCAATATAATCCCGGATATGATGGTTAAGCACCACTACGCTAAGGAGTTCGCAAAGCTGAGGGGCTATAGGGTTGTGAGAATAGCAACGCACCCGGATGCGATGGATCTGGGCTTGGGAAGCAAGGCTCTCGAGTTACTCGTTAAGGAAGCCGAGGAGAAGGGCCTTGACTGGGTTGGTTCAGGTTTCGGTGCGAGCCCCGAGCTAATAAGGTTCTGGGTGAGGAATGGCTTCGCCGTGGTTCACCTAAGTCCAACGAGGAATCCCGTGAGCGGTGAGTATACTGCAATAGTCATAAAGCCGATAAGCGAGAGGGCTAAGGAGATCGTGAAGAAAGCCAATGATGAGTTCAGGTTAAGGCTAACGGAATGGTTAGGTGACACCCATAGGGATCTTGAGCCCGAAATAGCGAGGTGGCTTTTCGAGACCCCGTTCGGTGAGGCTGTTAGCTACCCAATATACCTCACTAAGACCCAAAAGAGGAGGCTCGAAATGTTCATAAAGAGAGTTCTAACGTACGACACCGTGGTAGATGCCGTCAAGCCCTTAGTAAAGCTGTACTTCCTCGACGGCTGGATGAGGCCTTACCTCGATGAGAGGCAGATAGTACTTCTGATCCACAGGGTTCTCCAAGCCCACGATTGGAAGGAGACTGCCAAGCTGATAAACAGGACTGAGCTATACACCATGATAGAGCTCAGGGACATAATTAGGGGATTGTGGTATTATTATAAGCACATGATCAAGGAGGAAAACGATATAAGCTGA
- a CDS encoding ABC transporter ATP-binding protein, translating into MPDLNVHISFSYGKRKILDNVSFTAKKGKLLAIIGPNGSGKSTLLKCIAGILRPEGEIKYGDINLIGLRPKERAKIVSYVPQSSFPEFAFTVEEFVELGTYASGGDVEEALRSVGLLEKKNELITNLSGGEYQLALIARALAQGSDVMLLDEPTSHLDINHAKEVVDLLLKLKEEKVIVAVLHDLNIALNYADEILVLKYGRVLWRGTPEDISEKVIWESYNVVPKVIRANGMKAVIP; encoded by the coding sequence ATGCCTGATCTTAACGTTCACATATCATTTTCGTACGGAAAAAGAAAAATCTTAGATAACGTTTCTTTTACCGCTAAAAAGGGCAAGTTGCTGGCGATAATAGGGCCCAATGGATCCGGGAAATCCACCCTACTTAAGTGCATAGCTGGGATACTAAGGCCGGAGGGTGAGATAAAGTACGGGGACATAAACTTGATTGGTCTAAGACCTAAGGAAAGAGCGAAGATAGTTTCCTACGTTCCTCAGAGCTCTTTCCCTGAGTTCGCCTTTACGGTTGAAGAGTTCGTTGAGCTTGGAACGTACGCAAGTGGTGGAGATGTTGAAGAGGCCTTGAGAAGCGTTGGACTTTTGGAAAAGAAAAATGAGCTGATAACCAACCTGAGCGGTGGCGAGTATCAGCTGGCCTTAATAGCGAGGGCTCTAGCCCAGGGAAGTGATGTAATGTTACTGGATGAGCCAACTAGTCACCTTGACATAAACCACGCAAAAGAAGTTGTCGACCTCCTACTCAAGCTCAAGGAAGAAAAGGTCATAGTGGCTGTTCTCCACGATCTTAATATAGCCCTCAACTACGCGGATGAAATCCTTGTTCTCAAATACGGTAGGGTTCTCTGGCGTGGGACTCCTGAGGACATCTCAGAAAAGGTGATATGGGAGAGCTACAATGTAGTGCCCAAGGTCATCAGGGCCAACGGAATGAAGGCAGTGATACCTTAA
- a CDS encoding ArnT family glycosyltransferase produces MRKEILLLSVIAVYVILRAPLLFHFYGSFDYDEGTYLMIGKEFARGTIPYKDIFTVHPPLYYILLALWFKIFPATYVWGRGLSLFLGLVSVILAYKLGEALGGRGILIALIPTLDLQTIFLNSLALHETLLELFVFLSVYLYIKGRPKLSAFVLGMGTSIKHTFLPFAVAILMSIIVNVRVKRSIFKALVEAYLAYILIITPVTILYPHKLTKGIFPVPGFSSIEIMGAKYGLLTFLLLLTYFALKEKAVEFNASFDLYRAFSLLSYAIIGKAIVELPFFLLCGNEYIEDVYLANKGRGILFMGLPSALASVISNIRGSNFEMLYPYTLLLFLLFLYVTVGEKMREDLVKLLFFGALFYALAPMPGAPRFLYPLILLAMIALSTSLRDPKKVAPFLVISLIFSATLPQGKLPIAFLEHEEILWEPEVEGSAYSFNPMIAFIHGISEPPYYIDNFGLLYLRKLDPGEFMKGLGNTSTIIVDTWFYSMLKKPGLGEKYKEILNVLHTNYTLTYAHSYSDGEVVEVYKKGSAKPLNIGTERGSLVLFHNGDKILGLSFHESPISLKVVASGNDYAVVQDNTSARISLVGSTLVIYAKEVILKVPGNFTILNNTMFFGKYKIIIKGKIDVRKGYIKLGGQGGKIVIKVDTIY; encoded by the coding sequence ATGAGAAAAGAAATACTCCTTCTCTCCGTGATTGCAGTATATGTCATCCTAAGGGCGCCGCTTCTCTTTCATTTCTATGGGTCTTTTGACTACGATGAGGGAACTTACCTGATGATAGGAAAAGAATTTGCCAGGGGAACTATACCGTATAAGGATATATTCACTGTTCATCCTCCCCTTTATTACATCCTGTTAGCGTTGTGGTTTAAGATATTCCCCGCAACGTACGTTTGGGGTAGAGGTCTGTCCCTGTTCCTCGGCCTTGTTTCGGTTATATTAGCCTATAAACTTGGTGAGGCCTTGGGGGGAAGGGGAATTCTTATAGCGTTAATTCCAACCTTAGACCTTCAGACAATATTCCTTAACTCCCTGGCATTACACGAGACTCTTCTCGAGCTTTTCGTTTTCTTGAGTGTATATCTTTACATTAAGGGAAGACCAAAGCTCTCTGCTTTTGTTCTCGGGATGGGGACCTCAATCAAGCACACGTTCTTACCTTTTGCGGTTGCAATACTGATGAGCATTATTGTGAACGTAAGAGTCAAAAGAAGCATCTTCAAAGCATTGGTAGAGGCGTATCTAGCGTACATCCTTATTATCACGCCAGTGACAATCTTATACCCTCATAAATTGACTAAGGGTATATTTCCAGTTCCTGGGTTCTCATCAATTGAGATTATGGGAGCGAAGTATGGATTACTCACTTTTTTGCTCCTGTTAACGTATTTCGCGCTTAAGGAGAAGGCTGTGGAATTTAATGCTTCTTTTGACCTATACAGAGCATTTTCCCTGCTCTCATATGCTATAATTGGAAAGGCAATAGTTGAACTACCATTTTTCCTCCTATGTGGGAATGAATATATAGAAGATGTCTACTTAGCAAATAAAGGTAGAGGGATCCTTTTTATGGGCTTACCCTCAGCGCTAGCTAGTGTTATCTCGAATATAAGAGGATCAAATTTTGAAATGCTGTATCCCTACACCCTCCTACTCTTCCTATTGTTCCTTTACGTAACCGTGGGGGAGAAAATGAGGGAGGATTTAGTTAAGTTACTGTTTTTTGGTGCCTTATTTTATGCTCTAGCTCCAATGCCTGGGGCCCCTCGCTTTCTATATCCCTTAATCCTCTTGGCCATGATAGCGCTTTCTACTTCGCTAAGGGATCCAAAAAAAGTTGCCCCCTTCTTGGTAATATCTTTGATATTTTCGGCCACACTGCCCCAGGGAAAGCTTCCAATAGCATTCCTTGAGCATGAAGAAATTCTTTGGGAGCCAGAAGTTGAAGGGTCTGCTTATTCCTTTAATCCAATGATAGCTTTCATTCACGGCATTTCAGAACCCCCTTACTATATTGATAACTTTGGTCTCCTGTACTTGAGAAAGCTTGATCCAGGGGAGTTCATGAAGGGGCTTGGGAATACGTCAACAATAATAGTTGATACATGGTTCTATTCGATGCTCAAAAAACCTGGGTTAGGAGAAAAGTACAAGGAAATTCTAAATGTTCTTCACACTAATTATACCCTCACGTATGCCCACTCTTACTCGGACGGTGAAGTTGTTGAAGTTTATAAAAAGGGTAGCGCTAAACCATTGAATATAGGAACAGAGAGAGGTTCTCTGGTGCTTTTTCACAATGGGGATAAAATCTTAGGGCTGAGCTTTCATGAGAGCCCAATTTCACTAAAGGTGGTGGCAAGTGGCAACGATTATGCAGTAGTCCAGGATAACACTTCGGCAAGAATTAGTTTAGTGGGTTCTACTCTTGTCATTTATGCCAAGGAGGTTATATTGAAAGTTCCAGGGAACTTTACGATCCTTAACAACACCATGTTTTTTGGAAAATATAAAATAATAATCAAGGGGAAGATAGATGTCAGAAAAGGGTATATTAAACTTGGAGGGCAAGGGGGGAAAATAGTAATAAAGGTGGATACTATCTATTAG
- a CDS encoding class III signal peptide-containing protein: MKRSQGSIEYLILLGITIVIIFIVVGYVATYTHSEASTANRTAGNVISNVKEGILNITSEEANR, encoded by the coding sequence GTGAAGAGGTCACAAGGTTCTATCGAGTACCTCATACTCTTGGGGATCACTATAGTAATAATATTCATAGTTGTTGGCTATGTAGCAACTTATACCCACAGTGAGGCTTCTACAGCCAATAGAACAGCAGGTAATGTTATATCCAATGTAAAGGAAGGAATCCTCAACATAACAAGTGAAGAGGCTAATAGATAG
- the taw2 gene encoding tRNA(Phe) (4-demethylwyosine(37)-C(7)) aminocarboxypropyltransferase Taw2 yields MRTQVIKPKIREILSKELPPELVSLLPKRWVKIGDVLLLPLRPELEPYKHRIAQVYAEVIGAKAVLRKGHIHGETRKPDYELLYGKDTVTIHVENGIKYKLDVAKIMFSPANVKERVRMASIARPDELVVDMFAGVGHLSLPIAVHCKARVIAIEKDPYTFKFLVENIHLNKVQDRMTAYNMDNRDFPGKDIADRILMGYVVKTHEFIPKALEIAKNEAIIHYHNTVPEKLMPREPLETFKKIAREHGYEVEKLNELKIKRYAPGVWHVVLDLRVYKT; encoded by the coding sequence ATGAGAACCCAGGTGATAAAGCCAAAGATTAGGGAAATTCTCTCTAAGGAGCTTCCCCCCGAGTTAGTGAGCTTGCTCCCGAAGAGATGGGTTAAGATAGGAGATGTTTTGTTGCTTCCCCTCCGGCCAGAGCTTGAGCCCTACAAGCACAGAATAGCCCAAGTGTACGCTGAGGTCATTGGTGCAAAGGCCGTCTTGAGGAAGGGCCACATACACGGGGAAACGAGGAAGCCTGATTATGAATTGCTTTACGGAAAGGATACTGTAACGATTCATGTTGAAAACGGGATTAAGTACAAGCTTGACGTTGCCAAGATAATGTTCTCCCCCGCGAACGTCAAAGAGAGGGTTAGGATGGCGAGCATTGCTAGGCCCGATGAGCTCGTCGTTGACATGTTCGCTGGGGTAGGGCACTTAAGCCTCCCAATAGCCGTTCACTGTAAAGCTAGGGTGATAGCGATAGAGAAAGATCCCTACACCTTCAAATTCTTGGTAGAGAATATTCATCTAAACAAAGTCCAAGACAGGATGACGGCATACAATATGGACAATAGGGACTTCCCTGGGAAGGACATAGCCGATAGAATACTCATGGGCTACGTCGTTAAAACCCATGAATTCATCCCTAAAGCCCTCGAGATAGCCAAGAATGAAGCTATAATCCATTACCACAACACAGTTCCCGAAAAGTTAATGCCGAGGGAACCCCTTGAAACCTTCAAAAAGATTGCTAGGGAGCACGGATATGAGGTTGAAAAGCTGAACGAGCTCAAAATAAAGAGGTATGCCCCAGGGGTTTGGCACGTCGTCTTGGATCTGAGGGTGTACAAGACCTGA
- a CDS encoding arginase family protein: MVTFLAVGEKPNRDGVVYVAKLLKREGLVDDYTITEKPREDKIYVIGDHSGTYSILRALKPPAVLSVDAHTDLMQDYFDHASWLAYALKDRIVERASVIGAVLMIPTTERTKLWTRNVRIFPALPRTRRVRGRWRRYMNLEQHGLKVIDEARRFLGDEIYLTIDLDVLRPEYRIARFQHGELTLKDLLEILEKILRDFTIVAVDIAEVSDRVARSKLGRRAVIEVFSLIREVVS, from the coding sequence ATGGTGACGTTCTTGGCCGTAGGCGAGAAGCCCAACAGGGATGGAGTAGTGTACGTGGCAAAGCTCCTTAAAAGGGAGGGCTTAGTTGACGACTATACGATAACGGAGAAACCCAGGGAGGACAAAATTTACGTTATTGGGGATCACTCCGGAACTTATAGTATCCTCCGGGCCCTAAAACCTCCTGCCGTCTTGAGCGTAGATGCTCATACTGACCTAATGCAGGATTACTTCGATCACGCCTCTTGGCTTGCCTACGCGCTTAAGGATAGGATAGTTGAGAGGGCAAGCGTCATAGGGGCTGTCCTGATGATACCCACTACCGAAAGGACGAAGCTGTGGACGAGGAACGTTAGAATATTCCCCGCCTTACCTAGGACTAGAAGAGTTAGGGGTAGGTGGAGGAGGTACATGAACCTAGAGCAACACGGACTTAAAGTTATAGACGAGGCTAGAAGATTCCTGGGGGATGAGATCTACCTTACAATAGATTTGGATGTGTTGAGGCCTGAATACAGGATAGCCAGATTCCAGCATGGAGAGTTAACTCTCAAGGATCTGCTTGAGATTCTTGAGAAGATTTTGAGGGACTTCACTATAGTTGCAGTTGACATTGCTGAAGTCAGCGACAGGGTTGCAAGGTCAAAGCTCGGTAGAAGAGCAGTAATAGAAGTGTTCTCCCTTATCAGGGAGGTGGTCTCATGA
- a CDS encoding helix-turn-helix domain-containing protein, whose translation MLAILHSEGANVRECIKNLNNLAQRKFPPRGKVTTSKIKITMGAFLSISIMASFDLGEPYKPGIIVDYAVSGSKDRAIEELQEKLNSKITPDIEIQDFSLETYTTPVTRRTYAVAVILYNKPVKTSFEELKLQSRRKILAKLLELVNFNPKALNISELARMFGVSRDTIYNDIQQILKGQES comes from the coding sequence ATGCTTGCTATATTGCACTCAGAAGGGGCTAACGTAAGGGAATGCATCAAAAATTTGAACAATCTAGCTCAAAGAAAGTTCCCACCGCGTGGAAAAGTCACAACATCGAAAATAAAGATAACAATGGGTGCATTTTTATCGATCTCAATAATGGCATCTTTTGACCTTGGAGAGCCATACAAGCCTGGCATAATAGTTGATTATGCCGTCTCCGGGAGCAAGGATCGAGCAATAGAGGAGCTTCAGGAGAAACTGAACTCCAAAATAACACCTGACATAGAAATTCAAGACTTCTCCTTGGAAACATACACTACTCCAGTAACTAGAAGAACCTATGCGGTTGCAGTGATCTTATATAATAAGCCCGTTAAAACAAGTTTTGAAGAATTAAAGCTCCAAAGTAGGAGGAAAATATTGGCAAAGCTACTCGAGCTAGTAAACTTTAATCCTAAGGCATTGAACATCTCCGAGCTGGCCAGAATGTTTGGCGTTTCTAGGGATACAATTTACAATGACATCCAGCAAATACTGAAGGGTCAAGAAAGTTGA
- a CDS encoding helix-turn-helix domain-containing protein, with amino-acid sequence MKHLKILKALEAGEKSEEEISRETGLSRLETRRFLLRLAEQGKVESFQKDGKIFWKIREKKPEEEEFKYL; translated from the coding sequence ATGAAGCATCTGAAAATCCTAAAAGCCCTTGAGGCTGGGGAGAAGAGTGAAGAGGAAATATCAAGAGAGACGGGGCTTTCGAGGCTTGAAACAAGAAGGTTTCTCCTTAGGCTCGCGGAGCAGGGAAAAGTTGAGAGCTTTCAAAAGGACGGTAAGATATTCTGGAAGATAAGGGAGAAAAAGCCAGAAGAGGAAGAGTTTAAGTACCTTTAG
- a CDS encoding MazG nucleotide pyrophosphohydrolase domain-containing protein, producing MKISEFQEMIREIYYHKDKKRGVERTFFWFVEEVGELAEALRKNNKDALEEEFADVLAWLASLANLVGIDLEEAAKKKYPGVCPYCGKKPCECPED from the coding sequence ATGAAGATTAGCGAGTTCCAAGAGATGATCAGAGAGATTTACTATCACAAGGATAAGAAGAGAGGAGTTGAGAGGACGTTTTTCTGGTTTGTTGAGGAGGTTGGTGAACTAGCCGAGGCTTTGAGAAAGAACAATAAAGATGCCCTAGAAGAGGAGTTTGCCGATGTTTTGGCTTGGCTCGCGAGTTTAGCAAATCTTGTGGGTATTGATTTGGAGGAGGCGGCAAAGAAGAAGTATCCTGGGGTGTGTCCGTATTGTGGAAAAAAGCCCTGCGAGTGTCCGGAGGATTAA
- a CDS encoding class III signal peptide-containing protein encodes MRKAQGAIEYLFMIAAALIIIAVVIRYLRGTGETAGQQANQTVSQAGQLIQSAISQAISNATK; translated from the coding sequence ATGAGAAAGGCTCAAGGAGCAATTGAATACCTTTTCATGATTGCTGCAGCCTTGATAATAATAGCGGTAGTAATAAGGTACCTGAGGGGTACAGGTGAAACGGCAGGACAGCAAGCTAACCAGACGGTAAGCCAGGCAGGACAGCTCATTCAGAGTGCTATAAGTCAAGCCATCAGCAACGCAACCAAGTGA